The genomic segment ATGGATCCGTTTAGGAGTAGGTAACCTTCAGCCGTCAGAATTTGCAAAGTTTGTAATTATACTTATGCTGGGTAAGAAGTTAGATGAGATGGACGGAAAAATAAATGATGTTAAGAATTTTTTAACACTAGCATTTTATTGCATAGTACCAGTAATATTTATTGTAATCCAACCTGATATGGGAATGAGTATGGTATGTTTCTTTATAGTTTTAGGAATATTTTATACAATGGGGTTTGATACGAGAATTATTGCTGGAGGATTAGCCTGCTTAGTACTTGGAATAGTGATTGTGTGGAATTCAGGACTCATAGAAACATATCAAAAAGCAAGATTTACAGCATTTTTGAATCCAAGCATCGATGATGCAAGTACGTATCATTTAAATCAGTCGTTGATTGCAATTGGTTCAGGTGGATTACTTGGAAGTAGTCCGTCGCTGGCTCAAGATGGGGTTACAACATATGCTGCACAAAATGTACCAGAAGTTCAGACGGACTTTATTTTTGCTGCAATAGCAGATCAATGGGGCTTTTTAGGTGCAATTGTTTTGTTAATGCTTTACGGATTTCTTATATATAAGATGATTTCAGTAGCACGAACATCTAAAGATATATTTGGCTCAGTTATATGTGTTGGAATAGTGTCATATTTTTTATTTGCTATATTGCAGAATATAGGGATGACAATAGGATTACTACCAATTACAGGAATAACCCTGCCGCTTGTTAGCTATGGAGGAAGTTCATTGCTTACAACAGTAATTTCAATAGCACTAGTAATAAATGTAGGAATGAGAAGAAAAAAGATACACTTTTAGAATATGCATGTTGCTATAATAAATTTATGCTATAATTTCAATAAGTTGAGTGCTCAATTTGGAGGGAAATGTAAAAAATAATTATAGTGAATATACCAAAATTATTTATAAAATAATAGGATTAATAATTTTATCCAGTACAGTAGAAATTGCAAATAAGAATTTTGAGTACAGTATAAAATTATTAATCTTATTTTAATTTTTAAGGATTATTTATTATAAAATAGATGATTTTCGAAGAGTAGGTATTAGTGGCATAAAAATTCTAGGCGGTGTATTTTTTTAATTAAGCAGCCTAAATGATATCTAAATATTGCGGAATGTAGCAAATACAAAGATTCTGCAACAATTTTGTTCTCATAATTTTATGAAGTAGTAAATATACTTTAATGTGAATGAATTTGAAAGGAGTGTATCATGGGCAGCTATAGATCAGCTTATGAGGATTACTATAAGAACATTAATAATACAACGAAAGGAAGAAAGGATAAAAGGAACCATTTGACTTCAGGCAAGAAAGCTAATAATGCTATCATTGGTTCAAGATATGGGAGTAATATGAAAAGTAACGATAAGATGATAAATGTTTTGATTAAGAGAATAACTAAGGAACTAACTGGAGCTACACTTTTATTGCTATTTTTTGTTGGATTGAAGTATACCCCTTACGCACAAGTACAAGAAATGCACATTAAATGTAAACAAGCATTAAACCGAAATTTTAATTATAACGAGTATATAGATACTTTTAGTACAATGCAGATAGGAAATATAAAAGGTAAGGATTTAAAGATTGGAAATTTTACTGTAGATGATTTGAAAATTGAAAATTTAAAGTTAAGGACTTTTAATTTTATGGAATATATAAGAAGCAACAGTAATATGAACAATTAAATTTATAGGAAATAACATATTATTATGAATATAAAATATATTTTAATATTTGATTAAGTTCCATTTTTTACTTGTGCATTGCAAATTATTTTGATATAGCAATATTATAGGGGTTAGAAATGAAGAAATGGTATATGGTATTGATTTTAGAACTGTCGATATTAATGTGGCTTGGAGATTATGAAGGTTACATTGTTATTAGTTTTCTGTGGGTAATATTGCATGAATTTGCACATATGATAGTTGCAAGTAAATTTGGGTGCAAATTTAATAATGTTAATATTAGCATATTTGGTGCTAAAGTCGAATTAAGTGACATCGATGAGTTAACTGAAAGAAAAAAAATGATTTTATATTTAGCTGGACCATTTTTCAATATTTTTATGGCTGTGGTTATGTGCTATTTATATGGATATTTTAAGTATCAAATTATTGAAGATAGTATAAAAGTTAATTTCTTTTTAGGAGCATTCAATTTATTGCCTGCTTATCCTCTTGATGGTTCAAGGGTATGTGAAATACTATTATCAAAGAAGCTATTATATAAAAGATCAAAGAAAATTACAGAAATCTTTAGCTTTATTATTTCAGGAACATTATTTTTAATATTTATTATAATAATGATATTACATAAAGTTAATATAAGTTTATTTCTTGCAGTCATATTAATCACATATGCAACATTTATAGAAAAAGAAAAAACTATGTATATAATAATGGGAGATATGATCAAGAAAATAAGAAAGTTAAAAAAGCATAACTATATAGAGAATAAATCAATTTCTGTGTATTATAAAAAAGGTTTAGTTAATGTTTTATCTTTAGTTGATAAAAACAAATTTAACAGTTTTTATATTCTTAATGATGACATGGAACTCATTAGTATAATACATGAAGATGAGCTTATAAAAGCATTAAAGGATTATGGAAATATAACACTAGAAGAGTATGTACAATTAAAAAAGAAAAATAATTAAGCTCGTTAAAAAATAACAGAAACGTAATGGTGATTTAACTTACTTTTTTTATAATTTAAGCATGTGATGAAGAGTAATAACTAGTACCATAATAAAAATGTATCTTCTATGTGTGAAAATGCACTTTTGTATTGTGATTCAGACAATTACTTGTTTATTACTCTCTAAATGTGATTAAAAAGGGTAGGAGCGTTAATATGGATACTTTACTTCATGGGAAAATAGGTTATTTTCTTAGCAAGGAATTAATTGAGAGAGGCTACTCAAATATTATTGATAGTAACTTTTTTATTTATGGAAATGTGTTACCTGATTTAAAGCTCAAATATAGAATGACTATGCATAGTAAAAATGAGGATTGGGAGAAGGTTATAGGGATTATTGATGAAATAATTTATGGTGAAATTAAAAGAAATAAGGATATTTCAATTAAGCTAGGAATATTGAGTCATTACCTATGTGATTTTTTTACTTTTCCACATAATAAAGCTTTTGAAGGAAATATTATTAGGCATGAATTATATGAACAAACTCAAAGAATTTTATGGTGGAAAAAGCTATCTGAAGTGTGGAATGAATGCACAGAGGAATCCAGAATAGAATTAAAGTCTATAAATGATATAGTAGATTATATTGAAGATATGCACAGTATTTATATTAGAAATTTAGGAGATAAAAGGCGAGATATTTTTTTTAGTAATATTTTAGTGAGAGTAGTTTTGTCATCTATATTAAAAATAAAACAAAATATAGATGAATATAAAGTAGAAGAAAGTATTAATAGATGCATAGTATGATAATAGTTAGTAGTGTGGAGTTAATAATTAAAATTAATTATTAACTCCATTTCTTATATAGAAAATTTTAGATTTTTTATGAATTACCAAAATTTAAAATATTAATTTATTGCTTTAACACAGGTATTTAAAAGTAACTGTATAAAAATTTGTGAAAAAATTATAATTTAATGCAAAATTTTCATATGAAGAATCGTATTATATTTAGATAGTATAAAAAATAACTCATTATTAAAGATTGGAGGATATTTATGAAAAAGAAAGGTATTATAAGCGGGATATTAACATTATGTTTAATATTGTCTACTATTTCTATTCCGACATTTGCTGCGGATGAAGATAGCAAAAACTTAGAGCAAGCTATCATATCAGCAAAGAAAATTATAACAGTTCCAGATGATTATACAGAGTTTACACATAATTCAAGCGAACGTGAAGTTAGGGGGACAAAAGTTAGAATTTGGGATTTAAATTGGGCAGAAAAAGAAGATAAGAAAGGATCAATATCTGCATCAATAGGTGAAGATGGATTCTTATATCAATATAGTAATTATGATGGGGATAGCAAGGAGAGCAAAGACGGTTTAGCAAATATTACGAAAGATCAGGCCCAAGTTTCAGCAGAAGATTTTTTGAAAAATGTAATTCCAGAATATATTGGAGAAATAAAGTTAGTAAAAAATGATT from the Clostridium beijerinckii genome contains:
- a CDS encoding M50 family metallopeptidase, with the protein product MKKWYMVLILELSILMWLGDYEGYIVISFLWVILHEFAHMIVASKFGCKFNNVNISIFGAKVELSDIDELTERKKMILYLAGPFFNIFMAVVMCYLYGYFKYQIIEDSIKVNFFLGAFNLLPAYPLDGSRVCEILLSKKLLYKRSKKITEIFSFIISGTLFLIFIIIMILHKVNISLFLAVILITYATFIEKEKTMYIIMGDMIKKIRKLKKHNYIENKSISVYYKKGLVNVLSLVDKNKFNSFYILNDDMELISIIHEDELIKALKDYGNITLEEYVQLKKKNN
- a CDS encoding zinc dependent phospholipase C family protein — protein: MDTLLHGKIGYFLSKELIERGYSNIIDSNFFIYGNVLPDLKLKYRMTMHSKNEDWEKVIGIIDEIIYGEIKRNKDISIKLGILSHYLCDFFTFPHNKAFEGNIIRHELYEQTQRILWWKKLSEVWNECTEESRIELKSINDIVDYIEDMHSIYIRNLGDKRRDIFFSNILVRVVLSSILKIKQNIDEYKVEESINRCIV
- a CDS encoding FtsW/RodA/SpoVE family cell cycle protein, coding for MFRLLKLDMKLIKEIDKTILISLILLILYGTFNIYLCTKGQFGLSFVKQQLGWFAISLVALYIFVAVDYKIIFNYVPILYWGVVVLLILTMVPGIGIVVNGARGWIRLGVGNLQPSEFAKFVIILMLGKKLDEMDGKINDVKNFLTLAFYCIVPVIFIVIQPDMGMSMVCFFIVLGIFYTMGFDTRIIAGGLACLVLGIVIVWNSGLIETYQKARFTAFLNPSIDDASTYHLNQSLIAIGSGGLLGSSPSLAQDGVTTYAAQNVPEVQTDFIFAAIADQWGFLGAIVLLMLYGFLIYKMISVARTSKDIFGSVICVGIVSYFLFAILQNIGMTIGLLPITGITLPLVSYGGSSLLTTVISIALVINVGMRRKKIHF